The following is a genomic window from Staphylococcus capitis subsp. capitis.
GAAACGTATGTATCCTGACATCTTAAATTATGATAAAATCATTGAGCTTTTAGGAGATTTTAAAGCCCCAATGGGTTGCCGTTCATTCTTACCTAGTTGGAAAGATGCAACTGGAAACTTTGAAAATAATGGCCGCTGTAACTTAGGCGTTGTCACATTGAATATCCCAAGAATTGCAATAGAATCTAATGGTGATATGGCCAAGTTTTGGGAGTTATTTGATCAAAAAATGCAATTGATGCATGATGCATTAGTTTATAGAATTAAACGCTTAAAAGATGCAATACCTAATAATGCGCCAATTCTTTATAAAAGTGGTGCTTTTAAATACAAATTAAATGCTTCTGAAAATGTAGAAGAACTGTTTAAACATCAACGTGCGACGATTTCAATGGGTTACATTGGCTTATATGAAGCCGCAACAATGTTTTACGGTCCTGATTGGGAGGATAATATTGAAGCTAAAACATTTACATTAGATATTCTAAGAGAAATGAAATATTATCAGAATGCATGGACTAACCAATATGATATTTGGTTTAGTATTTATAGTACGCCAAGCGAATCTTTGACCGACCGATTTTGTCGCTTAGATAAAGAGCGCTTTGGTGAAATACCTGATATTACCGATAAAGGATACTACCAGAATTCCTTCCATTATGATGTGCGTAAAGATGTAACACCTTTCGAGAAGTTAGATTTTGAAAAGGATTACCCTTACTATGCAAGTGGTGGTTTTATCCATTATTGCGAATATCCTAAACTTAATCACAACATTAAAGCGTTAGAGGCAGTGTGGGATTATTCTTATGATAAAGTTGGCTATTTAGGAACGAATATTCCTATTGATCATTGTTACAAGTGTGATTATGATGGTGATTTTGAAACTACTGAAAATGGTTATAAATGCCCGAACTGTGGAAATAGCGATCCTAAGACCGTCGATGTCGTGAAAAGAACATGTGGTTATTTAGGAAATCCAGTACAACGACCAGTGATAGAAGGACGTCAAAAAGAAATTTGTGCAAGAGTTAAACATATGAAGGAACCACGTTCATGAGCATGTTAGACATTAAAACAGGACAAAATCACATTGCTAAAATTGAAAGGCATAGCTTTGTGGATGGCGAGGGTGTACGTTGTAGCGTATATGTATCAGGATGTCCTTTTCAATGTAAAAAGTGTTATAACGAAAAAGCACAGAATTTTAAATATGGTGAAACATTTTCTGAAGATATCTTGCAAGAAATACTTGAAAATTGTGCCCCTTCGTATATTTCTGGAATCAGTATTTTGGGTGGAGAGCCTTTTTGCAATTTGAATATATCTTTAAAGATTGCACGAGCGTTTAGAGAGAGATTTGGTTACAGTAAAACGATTTGGATATGGACTGGCTTTCTATTCGAATATTTGAAACATCAAACGGATGAACGACGAGAATTACTTGAACTTACTGATATTTTGGTTGATGGACTATTTATGTATCAGCTATATAAACCCAATTTACCTTATAAAGGCTCTCTTAACCAACGTGTGATAGACGTTCAAGATTCTTTGCGTAGCCATGGGATTATTGAATATGTGTAATAATGAAGCGGGTGTTAACACTCGCTTCAGTTTATTTCATAATCTAAAATGTTAAAAGAGTTATTAAACACTAAAGTAGGAAAAATGATAATACCTAATCAAATTTAAAGTGATAATAAATAATAGTCTACCTATATATATACTATTTACATCTTTAAGTGATAAAATATTAATGTATACAAAATTTGTTCACCAAGTTTAAGGAGATCTTCTCATGGTTTTATTTATCATAGAAATCATAATAATGATTCTTGCGATATTATTAGGTCTTAGAACAGCTGGCGCACTTGGATGTGGTATCTTTGCGATTGTAGCTCAGTTAATAATGATATTTATCTTTCGATTACCTCCAGGTTCAGCTCCTGTTACAGCAGTTTTAATTATCCTATCTATTGGTATCGCAGGCGGAACTCTTCAAGCAACAGGTGGTATTGATTATCTCGTTTATATTGCTTCGCGTGTGATTGAACGCTTTCCAAAATCGATTATATTTATTGCTCCGATGATTGTTTTCCTTTTCGTCTTTGGTATAGGTACGGCTAATATAGCTTTATCCTTAGAACCTATTATTGCAAAAACGGCGCAGAAGGCACATATACAACCTAAGAGAGCCTTAACTGCATCAGTTTTAACTGCAAATTTAGCACTGCTTTGTAGCCCTGCAGCTTCAGCTACCGCATATATCATTTCAGTTTTAGCAGGATATCATATATCGATGGGTAAGTATTTAAGTATCGTTTTACCAACTGCTCTTATTAGTATGTTGCTACTTAGTATTTTTTGTACTTTTGTAGGGCGTAAAGAGAAAGTACATGATTCATCTGAGCGTTTAGTTCAAATGCCAGAGGACGAGCTTGAAAATCAATTTTCAAGAAAAGTAAAAATAGGCGTGCTAAGCTTTCTATTATGTGTGTTAGGCATCTTAACATTTGGTATATTCCCACATCTTATGCCTACATTCGATGTTAATGGAAAGACAGTCAAAGTAGAAATGACTGAGATAGTACAATTCTTTATGTATTTAAGTTCAGCAATTAATTTACTATTAGTCAAAATTAACACATCAGATATTTTGACTTCTCATATTACGCAATCAGCAACGGGAGCTTTATTTGCTGTGCTTGGACCGGGTTGGTTAGGTGCAACAATCTTTAATGCGCCACAAAATTTAAAAATATTAAAAAATGATATCGGACAAACGATTAGCCAAGTTCCATGGTTAGTCATTATATTAGTTTCCATTGTAGCGATGATTGTAATATCTCAGACTGCCACTGCGTCGATTATGGTGCCTATCGTTATGAGTTTAGGCATTCCACCTATTTATTTTGTAGCCATGGTACAAACGTTGAACGTTAACTTCGTGATACCAGCTCAACCAACATTACTATTTGCTGTGGAGCTAGATGAAACAGGCAGAACGAGACCAACCAGCTTCGCCGTCCCAGGATTCTTTGTGATTACTGTATCTATCATCATTGGGTTCACTATTAAAGCACTATTAGGTTATTAAAAATTAAATCATTCTCTACGGTTTACTTAAACTACTTTTCAATGAAATTGGAAAATAGTTTTTCTTTTGTATAAGGAATTATTTCTTTAAGAGTTGAAGTTTTGAAAAAAATAAATATTCTTTAAATGCGTATTTTTATGCATAATCAATATTCTGTAAAATTCGTTTATTTTGTTAAATTTTAATTTAACACTGTTGTCATAGTCATTTTAAATGAACATTAAAATGCCTCAAACTATATAAATATTCACTATAACGGTTAAAAATCTTTGTATGTAATTTGCATTATTATTAAAACTTCGTTATTGTCTTTTTTGTGAATCAATAAATATTGAGCGTAATTGAACACACGATTCATAAAAATAATATTAGGGGGATCACAATTGAAAAAGGAAAAAGTTATGGACTGGACGATCTTCATAGGCGTAGTCATAGTATTACTTTTTGCCGTTATACCTATGATGGTTTTTCCGAAAGCAAGTGAAACAATCATCACAGACATCAATAGTGCCATTTCTAATTCAATTGGTTCTGTGTATTTATTTATGGGACTGGCAATCTTTTGTTTCGTTCTTTACATAGCGTTTGGTAAATACGGCAATGTCACATTAGGGAAAGCAAGTGACAAGCCAGAATTTAATAATTTCACATGGGCTGCGATGCTATTTTGTGCGGGTATCGGCTCAGATATCTTGTATTGGGGTGTGATTGAGTGGGCATTTTACTACCAAGTGCCACCTAACGGTGCAAAACCAATGTCAGATGAAGCACTTCAATATGCGACACAATATGGTATGTTCCACTGGGGCCCTATTGCATGGGCTATCTATGTATTACCAGCACTACCAATCGGTTATCTTGTGTTCGTTAAGAAACAACCGATTTATAAAATTAGTCAAGCTTGTCGACCTATTTTAAAAGGTCAAACTGATAAATTTATTGGTAAAGTTGTAGATATATTATTTATATTTGGTTTACTTGGAGGTGCCGCTACGTCATTAGCACTTGGTGTGCCAATGATTTCAGCTGGTGTTGAGAAGTTAACTGGTTTAGATGGAACTAATATGGTGTTACGTTCAATCATCTTATTAACCATTACAGTTATATTCGCAATTAGTTCTTATACTGGATTGAAAAAAGGTATCCAAAAATTAAGTGACGTTAACGTGTGGTTATCATTCATATTACTAGCGTTTGTGTTTATCGTTGGTCCAACAGTGTTTATTATGGAAACTACGGTAACTGGGTTCGGTAACATGTTAAGAGATTTCTTCCACATGGCGACTTGGATGGAACCATTTGGCGGTATTCATGGTCGTAAGGAAACTCATTTCCCTCAAGATTGGACAATTTTCTATTGGTCTTGGTGGTTAGTATATGCACCGTTCATCGGTTTATTTATCGCCCGCATTTCTAAAGGTCGTACACTTAAAGAAGTAGTATTAGGTACAATGTGTTACGGTACATTAGGATGTGTATTATTCTTCGGTATTTTTGGTAACTATGCAGTTTACCTACAAATTACTGGACAATTTAATGTTATTAATTATTTAAATAGTCATGGTACTGAAGCAACAATTATCGAAGTAATGCATCAGTTACCATTCCCAACAATTACAATTATTTTATTCCTAATCTCAGCATTCTTATTCTTAGCAACAACATTTGATTCTGGTTCTTATATCCTAGCAGCTGCATCACAGAAAAAAGTTATCGGGGAACCTTTAAGAGCTAATCGTTTATTCTGGGCATTCGCATTATGTTTACTTCCATTCTCACTCATGTTAGTGGGTGGCGAGAGAGCGCTTCAAGTATTGAAAACAGCGTCAATATTGGCCAGTGTACCTTTACTCGTCATTTTCACCTTTATGATGATTTCCTTCCTCATCATACTGGGTCGAGATCGAATAAAACTTGAAACACGTGCAGATAAATTGAAAGAAGTTGAACGACGATCACTTCGAATCGTTCAAGTCAAAGAAGAACCAGAAGACGATAATTTATAAATACTAATTCAAAAAAGCCAAGGGATATTCACGTTTAAATACGTTTGAATATCCCTTGGCCTTTTTACGGTAAAATCTAAATTTAATTTTATTCATTTTCATGTTCAGGAATAGGGAAGTATTTGAATATTTCTCCAGATTCCAATGACTCGCTTAATTGTTCTAACCATTCATAATATATTTTTGAATGATTTAATTGAGCTTTAACATTTAACGCATCTTCTCTTGCTTCTTCATCTAAATTTTCTTTATCTAAAAGCGGATTGATAATCTTTTCGGCATCTTTAATTGCCTCCATATTTGTATTAATCTCTCGTTCCCATTTTCTTGTAAAGAAGTTTCTGAAGAAATTAAAGAAGTCTTTCTCTGCGATAAAATGTTGTTTACGACTTCCGCGTGTAAATTGTTGTTTAACAATGTCGTATTCTTGAAGTTTCTTTACACCTGAACTCATACTTGGTTTACTCATTTGTAATTGTTGACGCATCTCATCTAGTGTCATGCTGCCTTCAAAAACCATGATGCCATATAAACTGCCGACGCTACGATTAATACCATACAAATCCATCGTTTCTCCAATAGAGTTTATCACTAAATCTTTCGCTTGTTCGACTTGGTGCGCGTCATTATTCGTACGTGTCATCACTGCACCTCCAATTCTAATATTCAATTTTTTTACCACGTCAATTAAGTTAAATAACTTAAAATTGAAAATTTTACATGCCAAACTATTATAAAACATTTTTACAAAAATTAAAATTAAAATTAATTTATCAAATTAAAGTTGTAAGTAAGGAGAATAATGTTAAGTTTGGATATTTACTTGTGTATTACAAAGGTATTTTAAGAAATTGACACGTTTTCAATACCTATGCTAACATAAATTTGTAAAATTCGTTAAATAAAAATTTAACAAACTTAACGGAGGTTGTTTTGATGGAACTTGTAGATAAATTATCAAACCGTCAGTATATCGATGGTGAATGGGTTGAAAGTTCAAACAAAAATACAAGAGATATTATAAATCCTTATAATCAAGAAGTTATCTTTACAGTAGCTGAGGGGACTAAAGAAGATACGGAAAGAGCAATTTTAGCTGCAAGAAGATCATTTGAAGAGGGCGAATGGTCACTTGAAACAAGTGAAGTTAGAGGTAAAAAAGTAAGAGCCATCGCAGATAAAATTAAAGAAAATAGAGAAGAATTAGCTAAACTTGAAACATTAGATACTGGTAAGACATTAGAAGAGTCTTATGCAGATATGGATGATATTCATAATGTATTCATGTATTTCGCAGGATTAGCTGATAAAGACGGTGGCGAAATCATTAATACGCCAATTCCAAATTCAGAAAGTAAAGTCATCAAAGAACCTATCGGTGTAGTTACACAAATCACACCTTGGAATTATCCTTTACTTCAAGCATCATGGAAGATTGCACCTGCATTAGCTACAGGTTGTTCTTTAGTTATGAAACCTAGTGAAATTACACCATTAACAACAATTCGTGTATTTGAATTAATGGAAGAGGTTGGTTTCCCTAAAGGTACAATCAACTTAATTCTAGGTGCAGGTTCAGAAGTTGGCGACGTTATGTCTGGCCATGAAGAAGTTGACTTAGTATCATTCACAGGCGGTATTGAAACAGGTAAACACATCATGAAACAAGCTGCTGACAATGTAACTGAAGTTGCTTTAGAACTTGGTGGTAAGAATCCAAACATCATTTTTGACGATGCAGACTTTGAATTAGCAGTGGATCAAGCGCTAAATGGTGGTTATTTCCACGCAGGTCAAGTTTGCTCTGCAGGTTCTAGAATTTTAGTTCACAACGATATTAAAGATAAGTTTGAAAAGGCACTGATCGACCGTGTAAGTAAAATTAAAATTGGTAATGGTTTCGATCAAGACACTGAAATGGGACCAGTTATTTCAACTGCACATCGTGAGAAAATTGAAAATTACATGGAAGTTGCTAAACAAGATGGCGCTACAATTGCTATCGGTGGTAAACGTCCTGAACGTGAAGACTTACAAGCAGGTTTATTCTTTGAACCTACTGTTATCACAGATTGTGATACATCAATGCGTATTGTTCAGGAAGAGGTCTTTGGACCAGTCGTAACTGTTGAAGGTTTCGCAGATGAAGAAGAAGTAATTCGTTTAGCTAACGATTCAATCTATGGATTAGCTGGTGCGGTATTCACTAAAGATATTGGTAAAGCACAACGTGTAGCTAACAAATTAAAATTAGGTACCGTTTGGATTAATGATTTCCATCCTTATTTCGCTCAAGCGCCATGGGGTGGTTACAAACAATCAGGTATCGGTAGAGAACTTGGTAAAGAAGGACTTGAAGAATACTTGATTACTAAACACATCTTAACAAACACGAATCCAGAACCAGTGAATTGGTTTAGTAAATAATTCTTCCATTTGAAAAAGTATGCTGATTTAATTTTCGAAATTAAAAAATATTCATTGCGAGTGAGCGCTTAGAAAAACATAATGGCGCTCACTTCAATATGTAAAACCTTTTAAGAAAGAGATGTTGAAAAACAAAGAAAACTATCAATTTTGGAGGTCGAATTTGATGAGTAGAAAACATGATTCATATGATTACATCATTATTGGTGGCGGAAGCGCAGGTTCAGTACTAGGTGCCCGTCTATCTGAAGATAAAGATAAAAATGTATTAGTATTGGAAGCTGGACGTAGTGACTATTTCTGGGATTTATTTATTCAAATGCCCGCAGCATTAATGTTCCCATCTGGTAACCCATTCTATGACTGGAGATATCAAACTGAAGAAGAACCTCATATGGGACGTAAAGTTGACCATGCTAGAGGTAAAGTGCTTGGTGGATCAAGCTCAATTAACGGTATGATTTATCAAAGAGGTAACCCAATGGACTATGAAGGCTGGGCAGAACCAGAAGGTATGGATACATGGGACTTCGCTCACTGCTTACCATATTTTAAAAAGTTAGAAACAACTTATGGTGCATCACCTTATGATAAAGTACGTGGACATAACGGACCGGTTAAATTAAAACGTGGACCTGCTACAAATCCACTATTTAAATCATTCTTTAATGCAGGTGTTGAAGCGGGATATCATAAAACACCAGATGTAAATGGCTTTAGACAAGAAGGATTTGGTCCATTCGATAGTCAAGTTCATCATGGTCGTCGTATGTCAGCATCTAGAGCGTATTTACGCCCAGCAATGAGACGTAGAAATCTAGACGTAGAGACACGTGCTTTCGTTACGAAACTTAACTTCGATGATAACAATAGTAAAAAGGTAACAGGCGTCACTTATAAGAAAAATGGTAAAGAACAAACGGTTAAAGCTAACGAAGTCATCTTATCAGGCGGTGCGTTCAACACACCTCAATTATTACAATTATCTGGTATAGGTGATTCAGAATTCTTAAAATCTAAAGGCATAGAGCCACGTATGCACTTACCAGGTGTGGGTGAAAACTTTGAGGATCACTTAGAAGTATACATTCAACATAAATGTAAACAACCTGTATCATTACAACCAAGTCTTGATGTAAAACGTATGCCGTTTATCGGTTTACAATGGATCTTTGCGCGTAAAGGTGCCGCAGCATCTAACCACTTCGAAGGTGGCGCATTTGTAAGATCAAATGATGAAGTGGATTATCCTAACTTAATGTTCCACTTCTTACCTATAGCTGTACGTTATGATGGCCAAAAAGCACCTGTTGCGCATGGTTATCAAGTTCACGTAGGTCCAATGTATTCAAATTCAAGAGGTAGCTTGAAAATTAAATCTAAAGATCCATTTGAAAAACCAAGTATCGTGTTTAACTACTTATCAACTAAAGAAGATGAGCGTGAATGGGTAGAAGCAATTCGTGTTGCACGTAATATTCTTAAACAAAAAGCTATGGATCCATTTAATGGTGGAGAAATATCACCAGGACCAGAAGTACAAACTGATGAAGAAATTCTAGATTGGGTACGTAAGGATGGCGAAACAGCATTACACCCATCTTGTAGTGCTAAAATGGGCCCTTCTTCAGACCCTATGGCTGTTGTAGATCCATTAACTATGAAAGTTCATGGCATGGAAAACTTACGTGTCGTAGATGCATCAGCAATGCCACGTACAACAAATGGTAATATTCATGCTCCAGTTTTAATGTTAGCTGAAAAAGCAGCAGACATTATTCGTGGTAGACAACCATTAGAACCTCAATATGTAGATTACTATAAACATGGTGTTCATGATGAGAAAGCTGGCGCAATGGAAGACGATCCATTTTATCAATATTAATCGAACTAAGTTCATCAATTAAATCAATAAAAGCTATTCTATAATTAGCGAAGCCTTTAAGTGAATTGAATTCAAATTCATTTAAAGGCTTTTTATTTATGTTTTGGCAATTCATTTTCTATTAATTTTCAAAAAGTATAATAATGTAGTTGTTATTATCATAAATAAAAAATATAGTAAAAAGACACTGTGCAACATTCCTTGACGATTAAGTTCTATAATTGCATTGAGGAGAGGATATAAATGAATCAAGAATTAATTAAACGTTTACGTGAGAAAGAAAGTAAAATGATTGAAATCAGACGATATCTTCATGAACATCCTGAACTTTCTTTTCATGAAACTGAAACGCCTCAATACATTGCCGATTTTTATAAAGAGAAAGATTGTGACGTTGAAACGAATGTAGGACCCAATGGTGTTAAAGTAACAATTGATAGTGGGAAACCAGGTAAGACGATTGCGATTCGTGCAGATTTTGACGCATTACCTATTGAAGAACAAACTGGACTGTCATTTGCTTCAAAAAATAAAGGCGTTATGCATGCGTGTGGCCATGATGCGCATACAGCATATATGCTTATTCTCGGAGAAACATTGATAGAAATGAAAGAACAATTCAAAGGTAAAGTCGTTATCATTCATCAACCTGCAGAAGAAATACCACCAGGTGGGGCCCAAGGAATGATTAAAGATGGTGTGCTTGAAGGTGTGTATCATGTCTTAGGTGCGCATGTTATGAGTACGATGGAAGCAGGTAAAGTCTTTTACAAAGAAGGCTATGTTCAAACAGGTCGTGCTTATTTTAAATTAGTTGTACAAGGTAAAGGTGGTCATGGTTCATCACCTCACATGGCTAATGATGCAATTGTGGCTGGTTCCAACTTTGTCACTATTGCTCAAACAGTAGTATCAAGACGTCTGAACCCATTTGAAACGGGTGTAGTCACTATAGGTTCGTTTGATGGTAAAGGTCAATTCAATGTGATTAAAGATCAAATTGAAATAGAAGGAGACGTTCGTGCTCTAACTGACCAGACTAGAGATACAATTCAACAAGAATTAACTAGAATTGTTAAAGGTATAGAGGAAACATTTGGAGTAACATGTGAATTCGAGTTCAAAAAGGATTATCCTGCGTTATATAATGATCCAGAATTCACTTCATATGTCTCAGAAACAATCAAAAATGCACAAATTGATGATATAAAAGGTGTTGAGATATGTGAACCTCAGCCACCATCAGAAGATTTTGCATATTATGCTACTGAATTACCAAGTACATTTATTTATTCAGGTGCTGCACCTGAAGATGGTGATATTTACCCTCACCACCATCCTAAATTTAATATTAATGACTCATCAATGCTTGTTGCTACTGAAGCAGTGGGCACTGTTGTTTTAGATTATTTAACTTAAAAGGAGATTTAATCATCAATGAATCAGCAACATGAATACATAGGGACTCGTAAACTTTTAATAGGAATCGTATTAGCAGTCATCACATTTTGGTTATTTGCTAATTCTTTAATCAACGTAATTCCCAATTTACAAACGTCATTTGGAAGTTATTTAAGTACAATAAGCATTGCGGTAAGTTTAACAGCTTTATTTTGTGGCATGTTTGTTGTTGGAGCGGGCAGTTTGGCAGATTATTTTGGACGTGTACGTTTAACGATAATTGGACTATGGTTAAATATTTTTGGCTCATTGCTAATCATCGTATCTGACTACATTCCGTTATTATTGATGGGACGTGCAATTCAAGGTCTTTCTGCTGCATTGATTATGCCTGCGACACTATCATTAATTAAAGCATACTATCATGGTGACAAACGTCAGCGTGCGCTTAGCCTCTGGTCTATAGGTTCCTGGGGAGGTTCTGGTTTCGCATCTTTATTTGGAGGGATGATAGCTACATTCTTAAGTTGGAGATGGATATTTGTCTTTTCAATTATCGTCCCCCTCATTGCAGTACTTTTAATTAAAGGTACACCAGAATCTAAGAATCAACATGCATCATCAAGACAGTTTGATATTGTGGGTCTTATTTTACTAGTTGTTATGATGCTCAGTCTAAATATTATGATTACACAAGCTGCACATTTAGGTTTATTTTCCGTAGCGATTGTGTCATTATTTGTCGCATTTGTGTTATCTACAATATTATTTATCATCCTTGAAAATAGAAAACGCTATCCACTTATCGATTTTGCTTTATTTCGTAATCGATTCTATACGAGTGCGACATTTGCTAATTTTTTAATTAATACAGTTGCTGGTACGCTTCTCATAACGAATACGTTTGTCCAACAAGGTATAGGTTTGAGTTCATTCGAAACAGGTTTGTTGTCACTCACGTATTTGATTGCAGTATTAACAATGATTCGAGTAGGAGAGAAAATCTTACAAGAGTTTGGTTCTAGAAAACCTATGCTAATTGGTACGATGTCGACAACGGTGGGAATATTCTTAATGTCAATTACGTTTTTACCTATTCCAGTGTATATCACTTTATGCGTGATAGGATTTTTATTATTTGGATTAGGTTTAGGGTTATTCGCAACGCCTTCGACTGATACAGCCATTTCTCATTCTCCAGAGGAAAAGGTAGGCGTCGCCTCAGGTATTTATAAAATGGCTTCTTCAATAGGTGGCGCTTTTGGTGTGGCCATTTCAGGTTCGATTTATAGCATATTTTCAACATTATTTGATCCAAAATTAGGAGCAATGATGGGGCTATGGTTTAATACAATGATTGCTTTCACTGCATACTTTATTGTATGGCTCACACTTCCTAATACTAAAAAGAACTCATAAGAATTGTCTATTTTCTTTAAATTAAACAAACGTTTTAAAGAGTTTTCTTTTTGAAAATGCAAATAAATTTCACTGAATATTCTTTGATATGATGTTTTATGAGTCATTTCGTGATAGTATAAATTTATATTACGAAAAAAGGGGTGTTAGCGTGAGTTTCTATGAATTTATTCAGAACCTTGTGGGAGATCAAACGCCATTGGGAGAGTTAGCGGCGTGGATTAACCAAGATGCTCATTTTCCAATTGAAGAGACTGTAGCTGACAATATACTCAATTATTTCAATGGACTTAAAGATTTCGATCATGAACTCATAGAAATTGTTAAACGCTCATTATCCCTTTATGAACAAAGTAGGATGTAATACTTATAAATTGAAGTGAAATGAAGGAATTATATATGTTAATCAATGATGCATACAAGGCATATATTATAGAAGAAACTGATCATTCTTTTATGATAGAGAAAAATAATGATAAACAATATTACGAAGTGCTAGAATCTATAAATACACTATCGAACGACGCATTTTGCGTGTTAAATCATCTTTTTGTTAATGAAGGAAACGAAGAAGCTTTTGAACAAAAGTTTTTACAAAGAAACAAACACTTAGAAAATGTACCAGGATTTAGAGCGTTGAGATTTTTAAGACCTAAAACTGTAGGTCGACATTAT
Proteins encoded in this region:
- the nrdD gene encoding anaerobic ribonucleoside-triphosphate reductase, with translation MTALEQSLTRLITKDPTILNENANKDSNTFSTMRDLTAGTVSKSYALENLLPKHVAKAHLSGDIHFHDLDYHPFQPLTNCCLIDAKDMLENGFEIGNAHVTSPKSIQTASAQLVQIIANVSSSQYGGCTVDRVDELLSTYAKLNAEHHREMAQQYVQPDKIESYVEQQVTKDIGDAIESLEYEINTLYTSNGQTPFVTLGFGLGTDELSRKIQQAILRTRIKGLGKDRMTAIFPKLVFSIKKGTNFSPDDPNYDIKQLALECSTKRMYPDILNYDKIIELLGDFKAPMGCRSFLPSWKDATGNFENNGRCNLGVVTLNIPRIAIESNGDMAKFWELFDQKMQLMHDALVYRIKRLKDAIPNNAPILYKSGAFKYKLNASENVEELFKHQRATISMGYIGLYEAATMFYGPDWEDNIEAKTFTLDILREMKYYQNAWTNQYDIWFSIYSTPSESLTDRFCRLDKERFGEIPDITDKGYYQNSFHYDVRKDVTPFEKLDFEKDYPYYASGGFIHYCEYPKLNHNIKALEAVWDYSYDKVGYLGTNIPIDHCYKCDYDGDFETTENGYKCPNCGNSDPKTVDVVKRTCGYLGNPVQRPVIEGRQKEICARVKHMKEPRS
- the nrdG gene encoding anaerobic ribonucleoside-triphosphate reductase activating protein; translation: MSMLDIKTGQNHIAKIERHSFVDGEGVRCSVYVSGCPFQCKKCYNEKAQNFKYGETFSEDILQEILENCAPSYISGISILGGEPFCNLNISLKIARAFRERFGYSKTIWIWTGFLFEYLKHQTDERRELLELTDILVDGLFMYQLYKPNLPYKGSLNQRVIDVQDSLRSHGIIEYV
- a CDS encoding anaerobic C4-dicarboxylate transporter family protein, whose protein sequence is MVLFIIEIIIMILAILLGLRTAGALGCGIFAIVAQLIMIFIFRLPPGSAPVTAVLIILSIGIAGGTLQATGGIDYLVYIASRVIERFPKSIIFIAPMIVFLFVFGIGTANIALSLEPIIAKTAQKAHIQPKRALTASVLTANLALLCSPAASATAYIISVLAGYHISMGKYLSIVLPTALISMLLLSIFCTFVGRKEKVHDSSERLVQMPEDELENQFSRKVKIGVLSFLLCVLGILTFGIFPHLMPTFDVNGKTVKVEMTEIVQFFMYLSSAINLLLVKINTSDILTSHITQSATGALFAVLGPGWLGATIFNAPQNLKILKNDIGQTISQVPWLVIILVSIVAMIVISQTATASIMVPIVMSLGIPPIYFVAMVQTLNVNFVIPAQPTLLFAVELDETGRTRPTSFAVPGFFVITVSIIIGFTIKALLGY
- a CDS encoding BCCT family transporter: MKKEKVMDWTIFIGVVIVLLFAVIPMMVFPKASETIITDINSAISNSIGSVYLFMGLAIFCFVLYIAFGKYGNVTLGKASDKPEFNNFTWAAMLFCAGIGSDILYWGVIEWAFYYQVPPNGAKPMSDEALQYATQYGMFHWGPIAWAIYVLPALPIGYLVFVKKQPIYKISQACRPILKGQTDKFIGKVVDILFIFGLLGGAATSLALGVPMISAGVEKLTGLDGTNMVLRSIILLTITVIFAISSYTGLKKGIQKLSDVNVWLSFILLAFVFIVGPTVFIMETTVTGFGNMLRDFFHMATWMEPFGGIHGRKETHFPQDWTIFYWSWWLVYAPFIGLFIARISKGRTLKEVVLGTMCYGTLGCVLFFGIFGNYAVYLQITGQFNVINYLNSHGTEATIIEVMHQLPFPTITIILFLISAFLFLATTFDSGSYILAAASQKKVIGEPLRANRLFWAFALCLLPFSLMLVGGERALQVLKTASILASVPLLVIFTFMMISFLIILGRDRIKLETRADKLKEVERRSLRIVQVKEEPEDDNL
- a CDS encoding GbsR/MarR family transcriptional regulator; amino-acid sequence: MTRTNNDAHQVEQAKDLVINSIGETMDLYGINRSVGSLYGIMVFEGSMTLDEMRQQLQMSKPSMSSGVKKLQEYDIVKQQFTRGSRKQHFIAEKDFFNFFRNFFTRKWEREINTNMEAIKDAEKIINPLLDKENLDEEAREDALNVKAQLNHSKIYYEWLEQLSESLESGEIFKYFPIPEHENE
- the betB gene encoding betaine-aldehyde dehydrogenase; translated protein: MELVDKLSNRQYIDGEWVESSNKNTRDIINPYNQEVIFTVAEGTKEDTERAILAARRSFEEGEWSLETSEVRGKKVRAIADKIKENREELAKLETLDTGKTLEESYADMDDIHNVFMYFAGLADKDGGEIINTPIPNSESKVIKEPIGVVTQITPWNYPLLQASWKIAPALATGCSLVMKPSEITPLTTIRVFELMEEVGFPKGTINLILGAGSEVGDVMSGHEEVDLVSFTGGIETGKHIMKQAADNVTEVALELGGKNPNIIFDDADFELAVDQALNGGYFHAGQVCSAGSRILVHNDIKDKFEKALIDRVSKIKIGNGFDQDTEMGPVISTAHREKIENYMEVAKQDGATIAIGGKRPEREDLQAGLFFEPTVITDCDTSMRIVQEEVFGPVVTVEGFADEEEVIRLANDSIYGLAGAVFTKDIGKAQRVANKLKLGTVWINDFHPYFAQAPWGGYKQSGIGRELGKEGLEEYLITKHILTNTNPEPVNWFSK